The DNA region CAATCTGGAATTCGGACGGTAGGATGATTTGAACAAAATAAATCAAGAGTTTAGCTCGTGACGCGCGTCACGTCGTAATTCACGATCGAAGCTTGGCGCGTGACGCGCGTCACGCCGCAATTCACGATCGAAGCTTGCCTCATGACACGCGTCTCACCTCAGTTTACGATTGAGGCTTGTCTCGTCACGCGCGTCTTATCCGAGTTCAGAATCAAAGCTTGCCTTCGTGTTGGAGACGATGGTCATCGAGGAAGCATTCAATCTTTTCCCGCTCGTTCGCGGTCCAGGCTTTTTCCAGTTCACGAATGTTCCGTTCAGGCAGCCTATTCATGCGGCTATGAATCAACCTGATCTTGGCTCTTTCGCGGCCGACTGGTGACAATCGGCCTTAATCGCTCGACCTGAGGTACAAGAAGGGGTTCTTGTGTTTATTGTGCTCTTTCCCTTTTGGTCTTAGCGGCTGTTACGCTTGCGGAAGGCAACTCCAAAACTGAGCAGCCCCGCACCCAACAACATAAAACTGGACGGTTCCGGCGTCGTTATCGTTATCGGAACCTGGTTCACCGTCGCGTTTGACATCAGTGTGATTGTGCCATCGCCGCTCCAGATCGCACCGTTGACGCTGTGGAAGGTCGCCGAATCGTATGGAATCAGCGTGGTTGCATTGATCATGTCACCAATGTGGGCAACTAAGCCCAAATTGGTGCCGGAGTTGTCGTAGAGGTTAACGAAAGTGTGCCCAGCC from Terriglobia bacterium includes:
- a CDS encoding PEP-CTERM sorting domain-containing protein, coding for MSNEESIAYELGCVCKLLKVRSGSLIPDRLLGAGDVFVLNIADDLSLTGSASIGTIAQAGHTFVNLYDNSGTNLGLVAHIGDMINATTLIPYDSATFHSVNGAIWSGDGTITLMSNATVNQVPITITTPEPSSFMLLGAGLLSFGVAFRKRNSR